Within the Aspergillus luchuensis IFO 4308 DNA, chromosome 5, nearly complete sequence genome, the region cttagttactactacttagttgTCCGGAGTGGGCAATCGAGCGTTGATAAGCCACCGGTGCCTGAAGCAGAGTTTCAATCCGCAGGGCGAGCAGCTTCGTGCGTCGTGGACCAAAGACGTTGTTGCTGGTAGCAGCCTGCGACCACAAGAGAATGGACAAGTGGACGATGCGCTTGAATTGCAGACTGCAGCGCGAAAAGGCACACAGCATTTATCAGGCGGCGGGAGAGCCTATGAGCAACAAGCCAGCCTGCAGGATGAagagattaattattatGCCAATCTTCTCTCAAACCCGACTGAGGTGAGAATTGATGACaggatgggaagaagatccaCCCAAATGCGGGGAGGagccaaaagaaaaatggaaTCAATAGAAAGGATATTACTACTCACTACTAACACTTATTACTCGATATACCAGGAGATCAAAGTGCTCAGTGGTTCGATATCAGACGTGGGGGGGTTTAATAGCAGGCTGATATCTTCCAAGACGAGACAGGGAAGCAAACCAGGGTAGGGGAACAAAACAGGAGGgaacagaagaaagggaaagttcataaagaaaaataagaggaagaagaatggcagttaagaagaagaagcgtggGATTGAAATGTAATTTGGCTGCTTTCTTCAACCACCAAAAGGAACTTGAGGCCGACGATCACGAGGCAGACCATGACGTTATTGCTTGGATGCGCAACAGAAGCAAACAgtcactctttctttccctctggGGTTTCATCTCCATATTCGgctcatttcttcttcattcccCCTAGCCTTCACACCAAGTAGTAATcaggtcttcttcctcttcttcttcgtcttccccctccttctagGCTATGATTTCATGGTCCAGGCGGGTCAATGAATCCCCATCATCTGGTACGTCCAGCAGACGGACCGATCTGAAGCTAACCCACTACACTAACCGTGCGGGCGGCAAcggttgctgctgcccgCTGCAAGTCCCCCATGCATCTACCAACTATGATCATGCTACTTTTCCTAGCTTGCAGGAATAAGAAAATGACCAGAAATGACGCTGATTCAAATAGCTCTATCCATAGTAGGAAACATGACGCTtggaaaaaacaaaacaaaacgAAGAAGACCCTTCCAAGAATGCAAAACCCTATCGCTTCCCGCCCGTTTGCGACCAAAACACCCATTCTCCGTGCTCATGCCCgtccccccacccccaaacctccAACGTGACATTCCGAGATGATTGGCAATCAAAGAGTGGAGTACCTCAAGACTAAGAGAGTCCACTGCGCAGTGTGTGCGCATATTAAACTCTCTTCGCACCGATCTCCCTAAACGTCATCCTGCAGATAATAGTCCCAGTGGGTATCTGAtcggaaggaggaggaaaccgCCCCTCCAGTCGGGAAAAGTAAATGGCAGGACAAGTGAGACAAGGTATTACTAATGTAGACAAAtaggaaaaagaggagatgaTCCTGACCAAAACAAATAATAACACCCGGTTCCTATGCGATAGAGAGCTTCATCTGTGACGCCCGCGTCTCAGCCTGTAGCGATTTCTTTGCATCGTCCATGACATGTCGATGCATCGACGGTAGTGGAAAGAAATGGAGATCCTTCTGCAAAGCTCCAAATATCGTCGCCAGATACCAGATACCCCGCGCGGACGACTCCAGATTCCCTACTGCAGCAGAAGGGAAGTAGAAGCGAGGATCTAAGTAAAACATGGTACTTGTCCAGTTCGGCAGCTTTTCCATCAACATGCGAGCAGCTGCTTTATACTCCTTCAAGGTCCGCTTCGGCACGCCTGTTTGCGAgtggacaaagaagaaaatctCAAACCCGACGCTGCGAATGCGCTTGCGCGCCGTAGGACTGATGGTGTCGAGGAAGGTGCCCAAACGGTCAAGATTGAACGAGTtcaaaaagaagagggtATTCTGCGAATACACGaaatcctccacctcatcgTGGATTTGCCGGTTCACGGAAAGTAGGCTGCGAACTCGACCGTTCTCACCCACCCAGCTGGGACACATCGAGAGAGCTCGGTATCGGCCGCGGGCAGTGAAGACGTTCCCGCGGTCGTTGATCACGATCATCGGACGATCCGTGAATTCGTTTGGAACGACCAGCGCATACTCGTAGATCATGAGACGAAGCTCCAGAGGCAATTTGAGAAATGGCGATGGTTTGGTTGAATTCGTCTGGGGAGCATCCACCCAATGCTCCTGTGGTCGTGGGATCCCCATTGTGAAGAGACAAGAAGTAGTATGTACTAGCTCACGCTAGCTAGTGGGTTCGTTCGGAGTCAGTCGACGAAGGAAGCCAAACAGAGATCCACTTCAGATCGAATCACTCATAGTACAATAGTACTAGCACATAGAATAGATCAGATGTGCAACTCCGTCTATGGTTCAGTAGTAGCGTATTTGCCAACGCCGCAAGAggagtaagtactagtatataaaCCCACTCCACAACGTCAGCTCCAACGCAAGGAGAGAAACCCCAGGacgtaagtagtagtagtactagtagtagacaAGATCCAACGTGTCACCAGTCACCACAGAACCACTAGCCCATTCGTAGTATACTACCACCACAGGGCAAGCAAGTgagaacaacaaccacaaccgaaCAACCGATGATCAGGCTATCTCTGCCAAGGACGGATGTTGCTACAGATGTTGTCTCACCATACCATGAGGTGGATATGTAGTAAGACCACAACACAgcaagaagtagtagtagtgatatGACTTCCGGAATCCTTCAAAGCAGCAGAAAGCCACTctgcaagcaagcaagcacgcCAATAAGTACCAGCCAACGAAGGCAGTATTCCTCCGAGAACCGGTAGAGTGTAACGGCTAAAAAGCCCAGTAGTGTTGGGGTCAATGAGCTAGTACCGTAGCTCGATCAACCTGCAGAATTGACCGGGCTATAGATAACCGAGGGTATATGTGAGTAGACGAGTCGAGTCGAGTGACTTGAAACCACTGCAGCAGCGTGTaactggggaggggggcgtgtgatgagaagaagaggaattgaggggaagcaaaaaaaaaaatatcagaCCACCTCTGATccctttattttttttttttttttgtctttttattccatttattttctttaaataaaaatattcgcCTCATTTTGGCATGGAtgcgaaaaaaaaagtttttttcTAATTGAATGAAACGAACCACGTTACTTCGGACCGAGAGCCAGCCAAGTCGGAATAGAAATTGACTTTTTTACCACCTTTTTcgtctgttttcttttaaaCTGACAAACTTTatcctttcctcttcgttCAGGTTTCCCCTTTCTATGCTTTCGGGTAGGGCCGTTCGGGGTGGTtccgtagtagtagtactaactaCTATACCGTTGCCCTGCCTCTTACaactaataaaattttatgtTCTATATGCTACTAGGTGTGTTTACCGTTGTATGAATAGTCAGTGATGTCATTAGAGAGATACATAGTAGAAGGAAAGGATATATTGAAAGAACATGTACTACTGTATGTAGTCCTGTAAACTGCTTTCTGGCATGATTCAGGAAATTCTGTTGGTGATGCAATGACGggattgaggaggtggtttAGGCTTCTTCCGGGCCGGTTTTGGGATTCGCCACCGGGGCCTCGCATGACATACAATGCACATATTAATTCAGGATTTGAGGGTGAGCTGTGTGAAAGTCTGGTAGtttgtactactactactactactattcagTATGATTGagggtcttttttttttactggtatatttactacttactagttaaGGTAGGACTTGCagttactattattattaatactgaGTATAACAGCTCTGTGATCTGGAATATACTTTTGTTGGGATGTACGGTGTACTAggaagtagtaatagtagtaacagATCCTACTTCAACCCGAAATAGTAGATGATTGTATTATgtgacaatgatgatgatgatgctgtttgTTATCTGCTTCACTACTCTATTTGCTTCTCTTTGGTCTCCTGATAACAGAGCAGTATGTATATCTCAAGTACGCCGATAAACACCAAGTAACCATGCAGCTCGCAGGACAGCCAGTCCCCAAGCCATGCCGATGCTATCCCGGATTACATTCAACTTGCTGCCCTTGAcctctctccatccaacGGGCACCTCGGCCACGGGGATGTCGGCAAATTCGGCGAGCATAAGCATCTCCACGTCGAATATCCATCCCTCGGAGTGCATATAAGGAATAATGTACGGCAGCGACGCCCGGGAAAACAACTTGAATCCACACTGCGTATCCTTGATAGTGGCCGTCTTGGAGGGTGTCAACAGCCACAAGATCAGATGAAATGAATGCATGAGGAAGTTGCGCAGCTTGGAGCGCTGTATGGGAATCATCGGTTAGCTATCTCGGGTATAGAGAAAGGATATGGTAGAGCATACCTTGACTACAGCTTCACTTCCCACCATGTGCGCCCGAGATCCAACGGCCACTGCGCGTCCTTTCGCGTCCTCGGTTTCCTGGCAGGCCGCGACAAGCTTTCCTAGATCCTCGAATTTGCTCGCTCCGTCGGCATCTGCAAATACAACATACTGGCCACGGACATGTCGCATGCCGTGGGTGACGGCTCCACCTTTGCCCCTGTTCTCTGTCAGACACACCACCCGGATAGTGCCCGGGGGAATGCGGACACCCTCATGCGTCCCCGGAGTCCAAGGGCCAGCGTAGCCCTTGGGGTGCATTGAGAGTTGATGATCACGAGCGAATGTAAATGCTATCTCTTCTGTTTTGTCCTTGGAGCCATCAGAGACAATAATGATTTCCCACCCCTTGTTGTCATGTACCGGACGATGAGTCGCAGAGCCATTGGTGTGCCCATTGGCCTGTTTCCGTTGACGCACTGCCTTTTCCGCCGTAACGGTCTCAGCGCCATTGGCGGAGTTTGTTACCGTGCCATAGACCTTTTCCAGGTAATCCACTGCCTCTTCCAGCATGCCTGCCAGGCGGTCTTCCTCATTATATGCGGGTACTACCAATGACATGAACAAATCGGCTTCCTCCATCGAGGTGTGGTCGAGAACCCGACCGGGGCGTTTTTGAGCGTCTAGGGCATCTTGCCAGCAAGGTAAATCGAGGGGCTCCGTGATCGATCCATTCTTCAGGAGCGTACgatatttcttctcttcaggGAACGGCTTCCGCGGGACCGGGGCGACGATGTAGAGAGTGATGTAGAACTAGACAGGATAAGGGCCGCTAGTTAGCGTAACTGTTCTAATTGCGTCGCCAACTAAGGGCATTCCCAGTTTACGGGGGAGCCATAGGCGCAACGGTAAACCCGAGGATCAATGCAATCTCAACATACCAGGACGGACAGACCAGCGAGAGTTGCGACCAGGGTAACAAAGAGGACCGAGAGCGGAACGTTCGCCAGGAGCTCGGCGCAATGACCGCAGGTACCGAGGAAGGTACCTTCAGCCATGATGTTGAGTCTTGAAAAGAGCAGGGGGTGGTAGAGACGTCGGGCGAAGGGACAGATGGCCTCGAGCGGATGAAGATAATCGCGGACAGGCagcggatggagaggggaagtgagCTTCAAGTGCTCAACGGGACAGAGACGATCCGATCTTGGCCAGCCATGCGACACGGAAGCTGTCTTGAAGGATTGATCACCTCACTAacatggagagaaagagcagcGATCCGGAACAGAATGACGGTGAACAACAATGGCCATCGTCCGGGACCgagggaaggatggcaagGCAATAATAAAGTaggaggaaaaggcggaggaggagcagctccGAAGGGGAAACGTGGTGAGATAAAGATAGGTTAGTAGAGCGGGCTTTAGCCTTTAGCATCCAAGCATGAGACGCGTTGCAGACGCCAACTTGTCCTTTCAGTGGGTTTCATTCGTTCTGCAGGCTCCGCTCGGCTTCGGCTCCCCCACTCGGGGCTCGGTTCATCGCTCCGCTCTCTACGTAGTAAGTATGTATTATGCTGGTTAGTCTACGCAATATGAAGATCTCTCGCATCATCTGTTCTGTTTGTTCTCTTGATAGCTTCTTCGTTaattacatacataccagtGACTTCGTTTTCTATTTCATGCTCCCCCACCATGAtgggagtagtagtagatctAAATGCTCTCacgcccatcttctcctctccctatACCAGTAGGGATGATCTTACACTATTAATAGATTTTGTCGGAGGCCCAAGACAGGCTTGAGTGAGTAGCTGCTGGATGAAACCTTGATCGGGTGGCGGCTGACACTATCCTCCTCGACAGTCCTTTTCATGTCGCATGGCAATCTCATCTGTGATCGACCTCCAAAGCGGATGCAGACAAAAGCTAGCTGCCAGGCTTGGGCCTCGACGGGACTCGCATCAATACTTATTTCACCACAATCATATGGCTCTCCTTTTTAGAGCGCCCAGATACCGGGCCTTTATGTTATTGCGGCGAGGACTTTTGGTGGTATTATAATAGATCGGGCCATCCAGATAGCGTCTCTCGCAATATTCGATACTTCACAAACGTCCAAATTGCATGGCTCACAAGTGGGCCAGCCAGGCCGTCCTCATGTTTCGCGCGCGTCGTTGCCTGCACTATCCTGACTGGCCTCACTCGGCGTGGAAAAGGGGTTGTGTTCTTCGGCAATAGTCTCAAGCTCCAGGGCGAATGGGGTAGCAGAGAACTTCCGCTCGTTGGGGTCATATGTGATCCAACGTCCAAACTGCTCGCTATTAGCATGACTCTTTTAACGCGATCATAGTATATTCCTATCCACAGGAAGCTTACCTTGGCAAGCCTGATTCCCAGCCATATGCACCTGTACATCCTCGTGATATCCCGTGACGGCGGCTCAATGTTCCTGCCCTCGCCGGCAGTAGGTGCGTTGTCGAAGAAAGATGCAGGATAGAGACGTTGGCTCCAGATCTGGCCACGGATAAGGAAGTCTTCCGCTACCCAGGTGGTCTCTTCCGAGACGGGAAAGTCTTCCCTCTCGGCGATCTCGGGCCTGATGTAGCTGCGAAACAGAGTATTGAGAAAGGACACAAGTTTTCTCCACGGTACTGCAACTTCCAGGCGGTTCATACCCCGCGGTGTAAGTGACAAGCACCAGAGGAATGCTAGAGAGACATGGCATGCTGCGTATATGTTCCTGTCAGGGACCTGATTGACTTGTTCGAGCATCACGGACAAAGTGTGGTAAGCGAGGTAGGACCCGTAAAAGAGCAGAGGCGATGGATTTGGGGAGTCCCGAGATGCTAAAAACTCTGCTTGCACGGCCTCGAGGTCATTGACAGGAATCCAGGCGTTGGCAGCAGAGTCGTAGACCTCTTCTAGTGACTCTACTTGCGACTGCTCCGCCTCCTGGAACTCGAGGCCCAGGTAAGCGTCGGGGCTGCCATATTCTAGCATGGCGGAAATATTACAA harbors:
- a CDS encoding uncharacterized protein (COG:S;~EggNog:ENOG410Q1IV;~InterPro:IPR038883) codes for the protein MGIPRPQEHWVDAPQTNSTKPSPFLKLPLELRLMIYEYALVVPNEFTDRPMIVINDRGNVFTARGRYRALSMCPSWVGENGRVRSLLSVNRQIHDEVEDFVYSQNTLFFLNSFNLDRLGTFLDTISPTARKRIRSVGFEIFFFVHSQTGVPKRTLKEYKAAARMLMEKLPNWTSTMFYLDPRFYFPSAAVGNLESSARGIWYLATIFGALQKDLHFFPLPSMHRHVMDDAKKSLQAETRASQMKLSIA
- the ALG5 gene encoding dolichyl-phosphate beta-glucosyltransferase (BUSCO:EOG09264B2P;~CAZy:GT2_Glycos_transf;~COG:M;~EggNog:ENOG410PH9P;~InterPro:IPR001173,IPR029044,IPR035518;~PFAM:PF00535;~TransMembrane:2 (o24-47i396-415o)), coding for MAEGTFLGTCGHCAELLANVPLSVLFVTLVATLAGLSVLFYITLYIVAPVPRKPFPEEKKYRTLLKNGSITEPLDLPCWQDALDAQKRPGRVLDHTSMEEADLFMSLVVPAYNEEDRLAGMLEEAVDYLEKVYGTVTNSANGAETVTAEKAVRQRKQANGHTNGSATHRPVHDNKGWEIIIVSDGSKDKTEEIAFTFARDHQLSMHPKGYAGPWTPGTHEGVRIPPGTIRVVCLTENRGKGGAVTHGMRHVRGQYVVFADADGASKFEDLGKLVAACQETEDAKGRAVAVGSRAHMVGSEAVVKRSKLRNFLMHSFHLILWLLTPSKTATIKDTQCGFKLFSRASLPYIIPYMHSEGWIFDVEMLMLAEFADIPVAEVPVGWREVKGSKLNVIRDSIGMAWGLAVLRAAWLLGVYRRT